Proteins from one Pagrus major chromosome 1, Pma_NU_1.0 genomic window:
- the tyrp1b gene encoding tyrosinase-related protein 1b → MHSQSMWRLGLLLVTLCATQTLAQFPRECVTPEGLRSGQCCPSLSGAVGDECGLSTGRGQCVTIAADNRRHGPQYPYAGRDDRERWPLRFFNRTCQCNGNFTGYNCGRCRHGLTGPNCDQRISVVRRNIMQMSTAEKQAFVNALDQAKRTVHPDLVICTRRYQEVFGPDGNTPQFENITIYNYFVWSHYYSVSKTFLGPGQASFGGVDFSHEGPGFVTWHRFHLLQLERDMQDMLGDATFALPYWNFAIGGSDCDICTDDLLGARSSFDMSSLSANSVFSQWRVICESVDDYDTMGTVCNSTETSPIRRNPAGNVARPMVQRLPEPQDVLDCLELNTFDTPPYYSTSSESFRNTIEGYSAPQGMYDPVIRSLHNLAHLFLNGTGGQTHLSPNDPIFVLLHTFTDAIFDEWLSRHQAGELVYPEENAPIGHNRRFNMVPFWPPVTNAEMFLPAPENLGYSYEVQWPTRAYTLSEIITIAIVAAVLVVAVVGGVIACAVRARSYRSAEALEPLLGETFRRYSEDDRRLDKSQSVV, encoded by the exons atGCACAGTCAGAG CATGTGGAGATTGGGTCTCCTGCTGGTGACCCTGTGTGCCACCCAAACGCTGGCCCAGTTCCCCCGGGAGTGCGTCACCCCTGAGGGGCTACGGAGCGGCCAGTGCTGCCCGTCTCTTTCAGGGGCGGTGGGGGATGAGTGTGGTTTGAGCACAGGGAGGGGGCAGTGTGTGACCATCGCTGCAGACAACCGGCGCCACGGTCCCCAGTACCCTTATGCTGGACGTGATGACAGAGAGAGGTGGCCACTGAGATTTTTCAACCGCACTTGCCAGTGTAATGGGAATTTCACCGGCTACAACTGTGGGCGCTGTCGACACGGGCTGACTGGACCGAACTGTGATCAGAGGATCTCTGTGG TAAGGAGGAATATCATGCAGATGAGCACAGCTGAGAAGCAGGCATTTGTGAATGCTTTGGACCAGGCTAAGAGGACCGTCCACCCTGACTTGGTCATCTGCACAAGACG GTACCAGGAAGTGTTCGGGCCCGATGGCAACACCCCGCAGTTTGAGAACATCACCATTTACAACTACTTTGTTTGGAGCCACTACTACTCAGTCAGTAAAACCTTCCTGGGGCCGGGCCAGGCCAGCTTTGGTGGCGTTGACTTCTCCCACGAGGGCCCTGGTTTTGTCACTTGGCACCGATTTCATCTGCTGCAACTGGAGAGAGACATGCAG GACATGCTGGGGGACGCCACCTTCGCCCTGCCTTACTGGAACTTTGCCATCGGAGGCAGCGATTGTGACATCTGCACCGACGACCTGCTGGGAGCCAGGAGCTCCTTCGATATGAGCTCCCTCAGCGCCAACTCCGTGTTCTCCCAGTGGAGGGTCATCTGCGAGAGCGTGGATGACTACGACACGATGGGCACCGTCTGCAACA GCACAGAGACCAGCCCCATTAGGAGGAACCCAGCGGGCAACGTGGCTCGGCCCATGGTGCAGAGGCTGCCAGAGCCCCAGGATGTGTTGGACTGTCTGGAGCTCAACACCTTCGACACTCCACCTTACTACTCCACCTCCTCCGAGAGCTTCAGGAACACGATTGAAG GGTACAGCGCCCCCCAGGGGATGTACGACCCGGTGATCCGCAGCCTCCACAACTTGGCTCACCTCTTCCTCAACGGGACAGGCGGACAGACTCACCTTTCGCCCAACGATCCCATCTTTGTCCTGCTGCACACGTTCACCGACGCCATCTTCGACGAGTGGCTCAGCAGGCACCAAGCAG GTGAACTAGTTTACCCAGAGGAGAACGCTCCCATTGGGCACAACCGCAGATTCAACATGGTTCCTTTCTGGCCTCCTGTCACCAATGCTGAGATGTTTCTCCCTGCCCCAGAAAATCTGGGATACTCTTATGAGGTCCAGTGGCCAA CTCGTGCCTACACCCTGTCTGAGATCATCACCATCGCCATTGTTGCGGCGGTGCTGGTGGTGGCAGTGGTGGGAGGCGTCATCGCCTGTGCCGTGCGCGCCCGCTCCTACCGCTCAGCCGAGGCCCTGGAGCCACTGTTAGGGGAGACCTTCCGACGCTACTCAGAAGATGACCGGAGGCTGGACAAATCGCAGTCTGTTGTCTAA